The Hemitrygon akajei chromosome 23, sHemAka1.3, whole genome shotgun sequence genome includes a window with the following:
- the bbip1 gene encoding BBSome-interacting protein 1, translating into MPEIKSMFREVLPKQGQLSFEDVPSMVLCKPKLLPLKSVTLEKMEKMQREAEATIRQQELAQREQQ; encoded by the exons ATGCCTGAAATAAAGTCCATGTTTCGGGAAGTCCTTCCTAAACAAG GTCAACTCTCCTTCGAGGATGTTCCCTCAATGGTACTCTGTAAGCCAAAGCTGCTGCCACTTAAATCAGTAACACttgaaaaaatggagaaaatgcaAAGGGAAGCAGAGGCAACCATACGGCAACAGGAATTGGCACAAAGAGAACAGCAGTAA